Genomic window (Thermus antranikianii DSM 12462):
CCTGGGCCGTGGGCAGGGTGGCCGAGCTGAAGGCCCCCCCCAGGAGGCGGGCCAGGAGGAGCAGGGGAAACAGGAGCTCGGGTGGAAGGAGCCCCCTTGTCCCCAGGAGGGCGAAGAGGCCGAAGAGGAGGAAGCTTACGGCAAACCCCAGGATGCCCAGGAGGAGGACGGGCTTGCGCCCCCCTTCGCTCCGCCTTCCCCAGTAGGGGGCGAGCAGGAACTGCATGAGGGCGTACCCCGTGGAGAAAAGCCCCACCTGGACCTCGCTCAGGCCCAGCTCCCGCCCCAGGGGCCCCAGGATGGGGAAGAGGATGGAAAGCCCCAGAACGCTGTTGAAAAGGGTGAGGAAGAGCAGCCCAAGGGGGGACATGCCCCAGAGTTTAGCCGAAGCGGCCGGTGATGTAGGCCTCGGTGTAGGGGTGTTTGGGTTTGGTGAAGAGGACCTCCGTGGGGCCCTCCTCCACCAGCACCCCCAGGTGCATGAAGAGGGTGCGGTCGGAGACCCGGGCGGCCTGCTGCATGTTGTGGGTGACGATCACCACGGTGTAGCGGGTCTTGAGTTCCTGGATGAGGTCCTCAATGGCCTGGGTGGCGATGGGGTCCAGGGCGCTGGTGGGCTCGTCCATGAGGAGGAGGGGGGGCTCCACGGCGATGGCCCGGGCGATGCAGAGCCGCTGCTGCTGCCCGCCGGAGAGCCTGAGGCCGCTTTCCTTCTTGAAGCGGTCCTGCACCTCGTTCCACAGGGCGGCCCGCTTCAGGGCCTCCACCACCCGGTCCTCCAGCTCGCTGCCCTTGACCCCCATGAGCCGCAGGCCGAAGGCCACGTTCTCAAAGATGGTCTTGGGGAAGGGGTTGGGCTTCTGGAAGACCATGCCGATGTGCCGCCGCACGGCCACCGGGTCCACCCGGGGGTCGTAGATGTTCACCCCCTCGTAGAGGACCTCCCCCTCCACCCGTACCCCGGGTACCAGGTCGTTCATGCGGTTGAGGGAGCGCAGGAGGGTGCTTTTCCCACACCCCGAGGGGCCGATGATGGCCGTGACCTGGTTCCGGGGGAAGCGCACGGAGATGTCGTAAAGGGCCTGCTTCTTACCGTACCAGAGGCTCAGGCCCCGCACGTCCACCAGGGCCTCGGCCTCGGAGACGGGCGCGGTGCGCACCGTCTCGTGTTCCTTGAGCATTTCCAGACTCACCATTCCCTCCTAAAGCGGTTCCTCAGGTAGAGGGCCAGGAAGTAGAGGCCCGAGAGCACCAGGAGCATGACCAATATCCCTGCTGCCGCCACCCGGGCGAACTCGGGGATGTTCATGGAGACCCAGAGGTAGATCTGCACGGGGATCACCGTGTACTCCGACAGGGGCCCCGTGGGGTAGAAGGGCACGTAGGCGGCGGCCCCCACCAGGAGGAGAGGGGCGGCCTCGCCGATCAGGCGGGCGGCGGAGAGGATGACCCCGGTGACCATCCCCGGCAGGGCCGCGGGCACCACCACCCGGAAGACCACCTGCCGCCGGGTGGCCCCCAGGGCGAAGGCCGCCTGGCGCAGGGACTCGGGCACGGCCCGCAGGGACTCCCGGGCGGTTACCACGATCACCGGGATGCCAAGAAGCCCCAGGGTCAGAGCAGCGGAGAGGATGGTGGGCCCCAGGCCCATCTCCCGCACAAAGATGGCCAGGCCCAGAAGCCCGTAGACGATGGAGGGCACCCCGGCCAGGTTGCGCAGGTTGACCTCGAGGATGCGGTTTAGGGTGCCCTCCCGCAGGTACTCCTCCAGGAGGATGGCCGTGCCGATGCCCACGGGGATGGCGATGAGGAGGGCTAGGGAGAGGACCCAGATCGTACCCCAGATGGCCACCCCAATCCCCGCGGTGAGGGGGGAGCGGGAGGGGGTGCGGGTGAGGAAGCTTTGGTCCAGCCAGGGGTTGAGGACAAGCCGCTCCCCTTCCCCCAGGCCGGCCTTGAGCTCCTCCCAGCGCCTCAGGCCCTCCAGGAGGGAGAAGTCGGCCACGCGCTCGTCCCTAAGGCCGGTGACCACGTAGCGGAAGGGGCCTTCCTGGGTGTTCCACATGAGCTCCACCCGGTTCTGCAGGAAGAGGACCCGCCGTTCCGTGGGGTCTTGGAGCAGGGAGCGGG
Coding sequences:
- the pstA gene encoding phosphate ABC transporter permease PstA, translating into MNRTLSSPSPEAFGTDPWKTRIDRTFARALVLPLVLAIGLLVLLLGDTLYRSVSVQVVRADEGPGRTYPFGLAATEVLRQELLARGYTEEEARSLLQDPTERRVLFLQNRVELMWNTQEGPFRYVVTGLRDERVADFSLLEGLRRWEELKAGLGEGERLVLNPWLDQSFLTRTPSRSPLTAGIGVAIWGTIWVLSLALLIAIPVGIGTAILLEEYLREGTLNRILEVNLRNLAGVPSIVYGLLGLAIFVREMGLGPTILSAALTLGLLGIPVIVVTARESLRAVPESLRQAAFALGATRRQVVFRVVVPAALPGMVTGVILSAARLIGEAAPLLLVGAAAYVPFYPTGPLSEYTVIPVQIYLWVSMNIPEFARVAAAGILVMLLVLSGLYFLALYLRNRFRREW
- the pstB gene encoding phosphate ABC transporter ATP-binding protein PstB; this translates as MVSLEMLKEHETVRTAPVSEAEALVDVRGLSLWYGKKQALYDISVRFPRNQVTAIIGPSGCGKSTLLRSLNRMNDLVPGVRVEGEVLYEGVNIYDPRVDPVAVRRHIGMVFQKPNPFPKTIFENVAFGLRLMGVKGSELEDRVVEALKRAALWNEVQDRFKKESGLRLSGGQQQRLCIARAIAVEPPLLLMDEPTSALDPIATQAIEDLIQELKTRYTVVIVTHNMQQAARVSDRTLFMHLGVLVEEGPTEVLFTKPKHPYTEAYITGRFG